aACAgttttgagtccaggagtttgagaccagcctgggcaacaaggtgaaactctgtctctagaaaaaatataaaaagttagctggttgtaggctgggcgcagtagctcatgcctgtaatcccagcactttgggaggccgaggcgggtggatcacctgaggtcaggggttcaagaccagcctggccaacatggcgaaatcccgtctctactaaaaatacaaaaagtagccgggcgtggtggcgtgtgcctgtaatcccagctacttgggagggtggggcaggagaatcgcttgaacctgggaggaggaggttgcagtgagccaagattgtaccaccacactccagcctgggagacagagcaagctCCATatcgaaaaaaaaaagaggctgggcccggtggctcacacttgtaatcccagcactttgggaggctgaggcaggtggatcacctgaagtcaggagttcgagaccagcctggccaacatcgtgaaatccagtttctactaaaaatacaaaaaattagctgggtgtggtggcgcatgcctgtaatcccagctacttgggaaactgaggcaggagaaatgcttgaacccaggagatggaggttgcagtgagccgagattgcgccattgcactacaacTTGGGCAACGAGAGAGAaagtccatcttaaaaaaaaaaaaaaaaaaaggccaggcacggtagctcacacttgtaatcccagcactttaggaggccaaggcaggcagatcacttgaggtcagaagttcgagaccagcctggccaacatggtgaaaccccatctctaccaaaaatacaaaaattagctgggtgtggtggtgggctaccccagctatttgggtggctggagcaggagaatcgcctgaacccgggaggcggaggttgcagtgagctgagatcgtgccactgcactccagcctgggcgatagagcgagactctgttacacacacacacacacacacacacaaagtggggggccgggcatagtggctcatgcctgtaatcccagcactttgggaggccgaggcgggtggatcacccgaggtcaggagttggagaccagcctggccaacatggaaaaccgcgtctctaccaaaaatacaaaaattagctgggtgtggtggtaggcgtctgcaatcccagctacttgggaagctgaggcatgagaatcacttgaacccggaaggtggaggttgcagtgagctgagatcacgccacttcacttcagcctgggcaacagagcaagactccctctcaaaaaaaaaaaaaacccaaaaaaattaaaacccaaaaACTGCTGACAGACTCCAGGAGCTGAAGGATCCTCTCCTAAATGTCAGAGAGAGCACAACCctgccctgctgacacctggatctcagacttctggcctccagaactgtaagagaataaggTTCTGTTGTCTTCAGCTGCCTGGTTTGCAGaaaatttgttatggcagccctggtaAACTAGTACAGAAGCCAAAGAGACAGGACGAACTCCGGCATGTGGTTTTAGATTAGCACTGGCCCAAAAAAGAATTGTTATAAAGGCCAATACTGAGACAATTGATGAAAtttggccagcctggccaacatggtgaaaccccatctctactaaaactacaaagattagcggtacatggtggcgggtgcctgtaatcccagctactttgggggctgaggcaggacaactgcttgaacccaggaggcggaggttgcagtgagccaagatcatgccactggactccagcctggatgacaagagccaagactccgtctcaaaaaaaaaaaaaaaaattgaataaggCTTGTGGATTAGATAATAGTGTTGTAACAATGTTACTTTCCTGTAATTATTCTGTGGTTACACAAAAGaatgtccttgttcttaggaGATACACACCGAAATATTTAGGGGCAAAGGGGCaaacttactctcaaatggttcaaAAGATAGACACAGATGACCCTTGAACATAGGTTGGAACTGCttggttcactttttttttggaatttttgacaaatcttattttattcagATAGCAGTCAGATCACACCTGGTCCAACAACACtcaaataataaatcaaatataatCAGATGTTAAAGATTGGTCTTCAAACATTCTAGCCAATGATGCCACGCTTGCCTAGGATCTCTCCGACATAAAACCACATCAACACCTCAGTGGCCAGCAAACCATTCTGCACAGCTTCCTTAACCGTGAGCTGTTTGAAGCTACCAGGCTGAGCACTACTGACTATTTTTTTCAGGCTCTGAATCGCTCCAAGAATCTCAGCAGGGGTGAGAGGAACCAGCTCAACCATGGCATAGTACCAAAATGTGGCCAATCGAGGCTTCGAATAAGTCACAGCGGCCTTCACCACTGCTGGGGTCTTCTCCCCAAGGTTATGGACAAATTGAGCCAAGGTTCTGGGATGCAAAGTCCATCATCCCAAACGGTCAGCTGAAGGTCACCCCCCCGGAAGGACCCTGTgtggttcatttatttatttatttattttgagatggagtctcactctgtcacccaggctggagtgcagtggtgtgatctcactgccacctccccctcccaggttcaagtgatttccctgcctcagcctcctgagtagctgggattacaggtgcatgccaccacgtctggctaatttttgtatttttagtagagacagggtttcaccatgttggccaggctggtctcaaactcctgaccttgtgatctgcccacctctgcctcccaaagtgctgggattacaggcatcagccactgtgcctggccaggatgtGTGGTTCACTTATACAAGGATCTTCTTCCCCCTCTGTcacctgagacagcaagaccaccccctccctcctcctcagccttctcAACATGAgaacaaggatgaagacctttatgatgatccacttcctcttaatgaatagtaaatatgttttctcttccttatgatttattttctctttattttttgagacggagtcttgctctgtcacccaggatggagtacagtggcatggtctcagctcactgtaacctccacctcccgggttgaagcaattctcctgtctcagcctcccgagtagctgggattacaggcacatgccaccacgcccagctaatttttgtatttgtagtagagatggggtttcaccatgttggccaggctggtcttgaactcctgacctcatgatcctcctgtcttggcctcccaaagtgctgggattacaggtgtgagccaccacgcccagccccttatgatttttaaaataacagttttctctagcttactttactaTAAACATATAGTatacaatacataaaatatacaaatatgctATTGGTAAGGCTTCTAGTCAATAGTATACTACTAGGAAAGTTTTGGGTGAACCAgaagttatacatggattttctttttttttttttttttttaaagacaggtctggcccaggctggagtgcagtggcatgatcttggctcactgcaacctctgccttccgggctcaagcgattctcctgcctcagcctcccaagtagctgggattacaggtgcacgccaccacacctggctaatttttattttctgttttgttttgttttcttgagacagagtctggctctgtcgcccaggctggagtgcagtggtgagatctcaactcactacaacctccgcctcccgggttcaatcgattctcctgcctcagcctcccaagtggctgggattacaggcgcccaccaccacacctggttaatttttgtatcattagtagtgatggggtttcaccatgttggccaggctggtctcgaacttctgatgtcaggtgatctgcctgcctcggcctcccacagtgctgggattataggcatgagccaccgcacccggcctatacaTGGACTGTCAACTATACAGGTCAGCCCCTAACCCCCATGCCATTTTCAAGGGTCCActgtatgtatatgcacacatgtagtatctaatatatttaatatacattagaTATATACTGTACAGAGAGAAATAAAGCAGATGTAGCAAATAATAACATTAGGTACATCTGGGTGAAGAGTACCtaagagctctttttttttttttttttgagacagggtttcactttatcacccaggctggagtgcagaggcatgatctcagctcactgtagccttgacatcttgtacccaagcaatcctcccacctcagtccccgaagtaactggggctacaggcacgtaccaccaggCCTTGGTAATCTTTTTTTgcagagacgcagtttcaccatgttgcccaggctaatctcaaacttctgagctcaagcaatgggccagcctcggccttccaagtgctaggattgcaggtataagccaccgcgtccagcccatAAATGCTCTTTTATAGtaactttgaaattatttctttttttttttttttgagatggagtctcgctctgttgcccaggctgcagtgcagtggtgcgatctcggctcactgcaagctctgcctcctgggttcacgccattctcctgcctcagcctcccgagtagctaggactacaggcactcgccacctcgcccgtaagttttttgtactttttagtggagacggggtttcactgtgttagccaggatggtctcaatctcctgacctcgtgatccacccacctcagccttccaaagtgctgggattacaggcgtgagccaccgcgcccggccagtaactttgaaattatttcaaaataaaaagtgtgtgaagCCCATACTGGTAGTTCAACTAGAGAGGCTGAGAAGTCAAAGTTCATATAAAACACCGGCTCTCAAGAAAGCTGTTTCACAGCTTGTTTATATAGCCTCCCCATATACCTCCCTGACTGTAGTTCTCTCAgcaaatgtgcatgtgtgttctcTTCTTATCATTACCCTACTAGTTCCCTTTTCACCTTGACTGCTAGGAAGCTCAGAAACAAGTTCCTTGCGTGCGTGCAGGCCTCTCTACTTCCTTTGTGGGATCTGCTATGGGCCCCTTGAGGTAGTGTATCCTGCAGAACACAGACAAGTGCCTCCGCTCTATGCAGGGCCAGGTAAGACACTACTAACCTCTCAAAGCCTAGCCCCATTGCCCCTCCCCTTCTGGAAACCCTACCAGGAGTCCCTACTCTGCAACAATTTGAGGAGGGTGCTCTGGCGGAGCCGCGTGTCCTGTCCCTAGAAGGCAAGGGTCACTGCCTGGCCTATCTCCTTGAAGAGCTGTGAGATGAGATGAGCAGGGGCCCAGGTCACGTAGGAGTCTATAACTTGGGAAGTGCCAGCTCACACACAGGAGCTTTTCCTGCCACCCTCATGGGGCCACTACCAACTGAGAGGTGGAATAGCCAAGTGAAGGAAGGGCAGGGTGCTACAACCTCATACCAGGCctggcccccacccccaaaccagCCCAGCAGCTCCAAGCTGCCCGGCTACAGTTACAGGCCCTTTGTTGGGCTTAAAACAAAACGCCTCTCTCCCAGGCAGGGCCTCCATGATGGGTGCAGCTGAGGCCTCGCTCCATGGGGCCCTTGGTATTTGACCCACGGGTCTAAAGGAAGGGCTGTGGATGCCCACCCCTCACCCATGCCCAGGGCCACCCAGCTGGGGTCTCTGGCACCACCCATTTAATCAGCATGGCCCAGGTGTTTCACTCATCCTTCAAGGCCCCAGTTGGCAGCTGTGGACTTGGGTCAGAGAGACCAGGATTTGAGTCCCAGCTTAGGACGGCAGGAGAGTCGCTTCACCTCCCCGGGCCCTACCTGGAGgatggggagggtggggaggaaggaggcaCCTAGCGGTCAGCGTCCCTGAGCTGGCGCTGTTCCGAGTAGGGGCCACGGGTTTCCTGGGATATTCCCCACCTCAACCCTAGGCTGCGGGTGTGGTGATCATCCCAGCACGTGAGGAAACCGAGGCCAGGAAAGGGGAGTGACCTTCCCCGAGTACACCAAAGCCAGCCCTCCAAGCACCGCTCACCACATGACACTGTTATCTGTCCCTCAGATAGATGAGGTGACCTGCCAAGGTCATGCAGTCCTGCGGGGTGGGCCGAGACTGGACTCCCAATGTCCAGCCCAAAGTGCTGCTCTTCCTGAGTCACCACCCAA
This window of the Rhinopithecus roxellana isolate Shanxi Qingling chromosome 13, ASM756505v1, whole genome shotgun sequence genome carries:
- the ATP5MGL gene encoding putative ATP synthase subunit g 2, mitochondrial; this encodes MGLGFERTLAQFVHNLGEKTPAVVKAAVTYSKPRLATFWYYAMVELVPLTPAEILGAIQSLKKIVSSAQPGSFKQLTVKEAVQNGLLATEVLMWFYVGEILGKRGIIG